From the genome of Gryllotalpicola protaetiae:
TCATCGCGCACGGTGGGCGCATCGAGACCGGGGTCGAGATCGAGAAGATCGACGAGGTGGCGGATGCGGACGCCGTGCTGTTCGACGTCACGCCGCGTGCCTTCGCCAGGATCGCCGGCGACCGGCTGCCCACGCCCTATCGCGTCGCGCTGCAGCGGTTCCGCTACGGCGACGGCATCGCGAAGGTCGACTTCGCGCTGAGCGAGCCCGTGCCATGGGCGGCAGCCGAGCTGCGCGAGGCGGTGACGGTGCACGTCGGCGGCACGCGGGCCGACCTCGCCCGAGCGGAGGGCGAGGTCGCGAGCGGGCGGCTCCCCACGCATCCGTATCTGCTCGTCAGTCAGCCGAGCGTGATCGACGACACGCGGGCCCCGGCTGGGAAGCACGTTCTTTGGGCGTACACCCACGTGCCGGCCGGCGCGACGGACGATCGCACCGACGCGATCACCGCCGAGATCGAGCGCTTCGCCCCCGGGTTCCGCGACACCGTGCTCGCGAGCGCCGGCACCTCGGCGCGCGACCTCGAGCAGCTGGACCCCAACCTCATCGGCGGCGACATCGCGGCAGGAGCCACATCGACGTGGCAGCTCGTGGGTCGGCCGCTACCGCGGCGCGAGCCCTGGCGCACGCCGCTTCCCGGCGTGTTCCTATGTGGCGCCTCGACAGCCCCCGGCCCCGGCGTGCACGGTCAGTCGGGGTGGCAGGCGGCGCGGCTCGCGCTGCGCGGACTGCATCTGGAGTCGCCCGACCTCGCCCCGCCCGGTGTGCGCGGGTGAAGACGCGCTTCCGCGGGTGAAGCCTCGCCCGCGGAAGCGCCGTTTCACCCGCGCACGCGCCGGTAACCTGGTTCGGTGACCCCGAGTCCCGCCACGGCCGCCGTTCCTCCCCGTTCGCGAGCCCTGCTCGACGAGGTCGCGACCCGCGTCGTCGTGGCCGACGGCGCGATGGGCACGATGATCCAGGCGCAGGACCCGACGCTCGAGGACTATCGGCAGCTCGAGGGCTGCAACGAGATCCTCAACGTGACTCGGCCCGACATCATCGGCGGCATCCACGACGCCTACTTCGAGGTCGGCGTCGACGCGGTCGAGACGAACACCTTCGGCGCGAACTGGTCGAACCTCTCCGACTACGGCATCGACGACCGCATCGAGGAGCTCGCGACGGCCGGCGCCCGCATCGCCCGCGAGCGCGCCGACGCGTGGGAGGCCCGCGACGGCCGGCAGCGCTGGGTGCTCGGGTCGATCGGGCCGGGCACGAAGCTGCCGAGCCTCGGTCACACCACCTACGCGCACCTGCGCGACACCTTCGCCCAGCAGGCGGCTGGCCTCATCTCGGGCGGCGCCGACGCGTTCCTCGTCGAGACCTCGCAGGACCTGCTCCAGACGAAGGCCGCGATCAACGGCTGCAAGCGGGCGAGCGCCGCCGCAGGCATCCGGCTGCCGATCTTCGTCGAGATCACGATCGAGACGACCGGCACCATGCTCATGGGCTCAGAGGTGGGCGCCGCGCTCACCGCGATCGAACCGCTCGGCGTCGACGCGATCGGCCTCAACTGCGCGACCGGTCCTGACCTGATGAGCGAGCACCTGCGCTACCTGTCGAAGCACTCGCGGGTGCCCGTGATGTGCATGCCGAACGCCGGGCTTCCCATGCTCGGCACGAACGGCGCGGAGTACCCGCTGCAGCCTGCGGAGCTCGCCACCGCGCACGAGCAGTTCGTGCGCGAGTTCGGGCTGGGGCTCGTCGGCGGTTGCTGCGGCACGACGCCCGAGCACCTGCGCGCCGTCGTCGAGCGCGTCGGCCGGGCGGCCGCGACCGCGCGCCCGATCGAGGTCGACCCCGGTGTCGCGAGCCTGTACCAGCACGTGCCGTTCGAGCAGGACGCGTCGTACCTCGCGATCGGCGAGCGCACCAATGCGAACGGCTCGAAGGCCTTCCGCGAGGCGATGCTCGAGGAGCGCTGGGACGACTGCGTCGAGATCGCGCGCAAGCAGATCAGGGCGGGCGCGCACCTGCTCGACGTCTGTGTCGACTACGTCGGGCGAGACGGCGTGGCGGATGCCCGCGAGGTCGTGTCCCGCCTGGCGAGCGCCTCGACCCTGCCCCTCGTCGTCGACTCGACCGAGCCCGCCGTGCTGCAGGCCGGCCTCGAGCTGATCGGCGGCCGGCCGGTCATCAACTCGGTGAACTTCGAGGACGGCGACGGGCCGGAGTCCCGGTACGGCCGCATCATGCCGCTCGTCAAGGAGCACGGCGCTGCGGTCGTCGCGCTCACGATCGACGAGCAGGGCCAGGCGCGCACGGCGGAGGGCAAGGTCGCGATCGCGACCCGTCTCGTCGAGTCGCTGACGGGGGAGTGGGGCCTCGAGGTCACCGACATCATCGTCGACTGCCTCACCTTCCCGATCGCCACCGGGCAGGAGGAGACCAGGCGCGACGCGATCGAGACGATCTCGGCGATCGCGCAGATCACCGCGAAGTACCCCGGGATCCACACCACGCTCGGCGTCTCGAACGTGTCGTTCGGCCTCAACCCCGCGGCCCGGCAGGTGCTCAACTCGGTGTTCCTGCACGAGGCTGTGCAGGCCGGTCTCGACTCGGCCATCATCGACGCGGCCAAGATCGTGCCGCTCGCCTCGCTGCCCGACGAGCAGCGCCAGGTCGCGCTCGACCTCGTGTGGGACCGTCGCCGCTACAACGCCGACGGCGACCTCGAATACGATCCGCTCGCGCGCATCCTCGAGCTGTTCGAGGGCGTCGACACGAAGGCGCTGCGCGACCAGCGCGCCGCCGAGCTGGAGGCGCTGCCCGTGGGCGAGCGGCTCGAGCGGCGCATCATCGACGGTGAGGCCAAGGGCCTGGAGGCCGATCTTGACCAGGCGATGGCCGACGGCACGAGCGCGCTCGACATCATCAACGTTCACCTGCTCGAGGGCATGAAGATCGTCGGCGAGCGCTTCGGCGCCGGCGAGATGCAGCTGCCCTTCGTGCTGCAGTCGGCCGAGGTGATGAAGACCGCGGTCGCCTACCTCGAGCCCCACATGGACAAGGCGGATGCCTCGGCGGGGAAGGGCCGCATCGTGCTGGCCACCGTGCGCGGCGACGTGCACGACATCGGCAAGAACCTCGTCGACATCATCCTCACCAACAACGGCTACGAGGTGATCAACCTCGGCATCAAGCAGCCGATCACCGACATCATCGCCGCCGCAGAGCGTCACAACGCCGACGTCATCGGCATGAGCGGGCTGCTCGTGAAGTCGACGGTCGTGATGAAGGAGAACCTGCTCGAGCTGAACCAGCGCGGTGTCGCGCAGCGCTGGCCCGTGCTCCTCGGCGGGGCGGCGCTCACGCGCGCCTACGTCGAGGACGACTTGGCGTCCCAGTTCGACGGCCAGGTGAGATACGCGCGGGATGCCTTCGAGGGCCTCGCCCTGATGGAGCCGCTCGTCAAGATCGCCCGCGGCGCCGCGCCGGACTCGGTCGGCCTTCCGCCGCTCAAGAAGCGCATCCACCGCGAGGGCGCCCAGCTCACCCTGACCGAGCCGGAGGCGATGCCGACCCGTTCCGACGTCGCCACCGATAACCCCGTGCCCGCCCCGCCGTTCTGGGGAACGCGCATCGTGCGGGGCATCCCGCTCGCCGACTTCTCCGCGTTCCTCGACGAGCGCGCGACGTTCATGGGGCAGTGGGGTCTCAAACCCGGGCGCGGCTCCGAGTCCGCGTCGTACGAGCAACTCGTGGAGACCGAAGGGCGCCCGCGGCTGCGGTACTGGCTCGACCGCATTCTCGCGGAGGGCCTGCTGGAAGCATCCGTCGCCTACGGGTATTTCCCGGTTGTCGCGGAAGGTGACGACGTCGTCGTGCTGCACCATGGCGACGATGTCGCCGGCACGCTGGGTACGCCAGGCCTGCTCGCCCCGGACGGCGGGTCCGGCGGCACGCTGGGCGCCGAGCGGCTGCGCTTCCACTTCCCGCGCCAGCGCCGCGACCGGCACCTGTGCCTCGCCGACTTCGTGCGCTCGCGCGGCGCTGCCGATTCACCAGGGCAGGTCGACGTGATGCCCGTGCAGCTCGTCACCGCCGGCCAGTCCGTCAGCCGCGCAACATCGAAGCTGTTCGACGGCAACCACTACCGCGACTACCTCGAGCTCAACGGGCTCGCGATGCAGCTCACCGAAGCGCTGGCGGAGTTCTGGCACGCGCGCATCCGCGCCGAGCTCGGCTTCGCCGCCGAGGAGCCGGCCTCGGTCGAGGGGCTGTTCAAACTCGACTACCGCGGCGCGCGCTTCTCGCTCGGCTACCCGGCGTGCCCCGACATGGAGGACCGCCGCAAGGTCGTCGAACTGCTGCGCCCCGAGCGCATCGGCGTCGAGCTGTCGGAGGAGCTGCAGCTGCATCCCGAGCAGTCGACCGACGCCTTCGTCTTCCACCACCCAGAAGCCAAGTATTTCTCGGTCTAGCTACAGCTTCGCGCGGCGCAGTGCGGCGAGCACAGGGCGGCCGATGAGTGCGATGCCGACGACCGTCGTGAGCGCCCGGACGGTGTCCCACGTGAGCGTCGAGGTGGCGAGCGAGTACAGCGCGAACGCCTTCAGGTTGGCGACGCCGGACGCGTCGGGCGCGTACGAGATGCTCGACCCCGACGCGATGGCGAACGGCCAGAACCACAGGTTGAGCAGGGCGCCGACGATCCACGATGCGAGCGCGCCGTAGACCGCGAGCATCACCAGCTCGCCGATGCGCGAGCGGATGCGCGGCAGCAGCCCGGCCCCGGCGGCGACCCATGCGCAGGCGAACAGCTGGAACGGCAGCCACGGCCCGACGCCGCCGGTGATGATCGCCGAGACGGTCATGACGACGAGCCCGAGCAGGAACCCGAAGCGCGCTCCGAGCGCGCGCCCCGCGAGGATCAGCACGACGAACACCGGCTCGATGCCGCCCACTGTGTCGCCGAGCACGCGGGTCGCCGCGCCGATGGCGCCGAGCACGCCGAGCAGTGCGACGGCCTTCGCGCTCGCGAACTGCCGGTCGAGCGCGAGCAGCAGCGCGGCGACGATCGCCGGTACGAGCGCGAGGGCGAGATATGGCACCGCGTTCTGCGCGTCCTGCGGCAGGGCGGGGGCGAAGAACGGCCAGGCGAATCCGGCCGCGGCCGCTGCGCTTCCGGCGATGAGCGCGATTCCACGCCAGTCGAGACGAGGGCGCAAAGCCGGGCGGATGCCTGCCGTCGGCGACGCCTCAGAAGGAGTGGTCGCGGCCGTCACGGTGCCGTCACCCTCTGCGTCTCGCTGATCCGGCCCTGCTCGAGGCGGATGGTGCGTTGCGCGACCGCCGCCGCGAACTCCGTCTCGTGCGTCGCGAACATGACGGCGGTGCCGTTGGCGGCCGCTCGTCGGATCGCGGCGGCGACCTCGCGCTGCGCGTCGTGATCGAGGCCGCGCACGGGCTCGTCGATGAGCAGCACCGCGGGGTCCGCGGCGAGCTGCAGCGCGACGGCGAGGCACACCCGCTGCCCGCCCGACAGGTCGCGCGGGTGCGTGTCCGCGAGCGCCGTCGCGTCGTGGCCGAGGAGCTCGCCGACCCGGCGCAGCGTCGCGCCTCGCGATGCGCGGCGGTCGGCTCGCCGGCACTCGGCGGCGACGGAATCGGTGACGAAGAGGTCCTCGAGCGACTCGGGCACGAGCGCGACGGCGGAGCGCCGGTCGCGGTGCGTGAGCGTCCGCACGTCGTCGCCGCGGACGAAGACGCGGCCGGATTCGCGCGGAACGGCGAGCTCCCACAGCAGCGACGACTTGCCGGCCCCGTTCGGCCCGGTGAGTGCGACGATCTCGCCTGCGGCGAGCGCGAGCGACACATCGTCGACCGCGGGCCGCTCGCCATGTTCCACGCTCACCCCGCGCGCCTCGGCCACGACCTCTCCGGCGCGTTTCGATGAGGACACCACTTCTCCGCCCGAGGCCCCCGTTGGTGCCTCGCCGCCCCCATTGGTGCCGGGAGGGCACCAATGGGGGCTTGGCGCGGAAAACTGGTGCCCTGATCGAAGTGCTGCGGAGGAAGCATCCAACTCCGCCAGCTTGCCGTCCGCGATCGACAGCCACCCGTCCGCGACGCCCGAGAACCACGCGACGCGATGCTCCGCCACCAGCACGCACATGCCGCCCTCATGCGCCAGAGACGCCAGCGCGGCCACGACGCGCGGGCGCGCGGCGGAATCGAGCTCCGCGAGCGGCTCGTCGACCAGCAGCAGCGTCGGTCTCTCGGCGAGAGCGGCGCCGATCGCGACGAGCTCCGCCTCGCCGGCCGAGAGCGCCGAGATCGGGCGCGACAGCAGGTGCGGGAATCCGAGCCGCTCCGCCACCTCGGCGACCCGCGCGCCGACGATCACCGGCGCGACCCCGCGCAGGGCGAGCGCGAAGCCCAACTCCTCAGCCACCGTCTCGCCGACGAACGCGGCTCGCACCCGCTGCGCCACCGCGCCCACGAATCCGGCGGTGTCGCGTGGCGGCACGAGAGCCCGATCGATCCCGCCGACCTCGATCACGCCCTGCTGCACGCCCCCATCGGCGTGCTGGAACAGCCCGGAGAGCGCATCGAGCACGGTCGACTTCCCGGCCCCGGTGGCACCGGTGAGCACGGTCAGCGTGCCGGTCGCCAGCGAGAGCGACGGGATCGACAGCGCGCAACCGGGGCGCGCCAGCACAGCGCCCGACACGCGGACGGGCACCTCGCAGGCGCCGTCGAGCCGCCGCGACGCCGCGAACCCGCGCAGCTCGAGCGACGCGGCCAGCGTGACCGCGCGCTCGATCGCGTCCTCGAGCACGGGCACCAGCACGCGCGGGCCCGGGCGCTCACCGCGGAGTCGCGCCGCGCGAGCCGCCCGCCGCAGGGCTGCGGCGAGCGCAGGCAGCGTCTGCCAGGCGATTACCAGCGACCGCGCGAACGAGCGCAGCGGCCCGCGTCGCGCTGCCGCGGCGAACCACGGCCGCACGTCGAACAGCGCGTTCAGCAGGCCGAACCCGAAGATCACCGCGGCGAAGGGCACGGCTGACAGCGCGACGGCGGCGAGACCGTCCAGCGTGACCGGCCCGAGCAGGCGCACACCGGTGAACGGCGCGGGCAACGTGATGAGGGGCAGATCGAGCAGGCGGATGCCGGTGCCCGAGGCCCCCGCGAACACCGCGGCGTAGACGACCCGGACGGCCACGAACACGGCCGCGAAGATCGCAGCCTGCCGCAGCGGCGCCGCCCGGAAGCGCACAGGCTCAGCCCTGCGGGGGAGTGGTGTCGCTGCCGGTCGTGAACTTCACGCCGAGCGTCTGGCCGGGCTTCAGCTGCTCGGTCGTGATGCCGCTCTGGGCGTAGTCCCACTGGCCGGCGGCAGAGTCGCGCACCCAGACGGCCCAGTACGCGAACGCGGCCGGCATCCCCGCGCATTTCTCGGTATACGGCGCCTGGCCGGGAACGTCGATCGGCTTCGACGCGGACGGCTCGCCGTTCACGCGGCATACGACCTGGTCGCCGTACTGCTGGGTGCCCTCGGTCGTGACGCCGACGGCCTTCAGCGCGGCAGCGGCGGTGAGAGGGGCGGATGCCGGCGCGCACGCATTCACGTCATCGGCCCCCAGCAAGCCGAACTGCACGGTCACGAACACGCCCGTGCAGTCGGCGGCGCTCGTGACCGCCGGGCTCGGCGACACAGCCACGGCATGAGTCGGCCCCGTGCCGACAGTGGGCTCGCCGCTCGCGCAGCCGGTAAGCGCGAACGCCGCGGCGGCAGCGAGGGCGAGGGCGGTGAGCGTGCGACGCATGGGCTCAAGGCTACCGGCGGGCAGGAACCGCTCGGGTGAGCGGGGTCTTGTGCGAAGCATCCGCTCGCGCTAACGTACAACCAAATGGTTGTAGATAGTGACATTGACCGCATCTTCCACGCACTGGCTGATGCGACCAGGCGCGACATCGTGACCCGCGTGCTGCAGAGGCCGCACTCGGTGAGCGAGCTCGCGGCCGGCTATGCGATGAGCTTCGCGGCCGTGCAGAAGCACGTCGCGGTGCTCGAGAGGGCGGCGCTCGTGAGCAAGAGCAGGAACGGCCGCGAGCAGCTCGTGAGCGGCGAGGTCGACACGATCGGGCGCGCGCGCGAGCTGCTGGGCCGTTACGAACGGCTCTGGCACGCGCGGGCGAACGCGATCGACGCGCTGCTCGCCGCAGAGAACGACACGAACAACGAGAACTAAGGGGAAGGCATCATGCCCGTCATCTCATCCACGCGGGATCCGGAAGCCCGCAGTCTCACCATCGTCTGCGAGTTCGCGGCACCCGTCGAGCGCATCTGGCAGCTGTGGGAGGACCCGCGCCAGCTCGAGAAGTGGTGGTGCCCCGAGCCGTTCCCGGCGACCTTCGAGACCCACGACCTCACGCCGGGCGGCACCTCGAGCTACTACTCGACCGGCCCCGCCGGCGAGTTCCAGCGCGCCTGGTGGGCGACGACCGCCGTCGACCGGCCGCATCGCATCGAGTTCGACGGCGGCCTCGCCGACAACGACACCAAGGCGCCTGACCCCGATGGCTCGATGCACGGCGTCGTCACCTTCGAATCCGTCGAGCTGGGCGGCAGGCCGGCCACGCGCCTCACCGCCGTGACGGTGTTCGACTCGGTGCCCTACCTCGAGAAGATGCTCGCGATGGGCCACGAAGAGGGCTCGAAGATGGCCCTGAACCAGATCGACGGGCTGCTCGCCGAGGTGTTGGCGTGAGCTATTGACTGTCAGTCAGTAGTAGCATCGGCCGCATGACGGGGGAGTTCGACCACGACGTGGTGGTCATCGGGTCCGGTTTCGGTGGTTCGGTCGCGGCACTGCGGCTGGCCGAGAAGGGCTACGGCGTGCTGGTGTACGAGGCAGGCCGCCGCTTCGAGGACCACGAGTTCGCGAAGACCAACTGGGACGTGCGCAACGCGCTCTGGGCGCCTGCGCTCGGGTGGTACGGCCCGCAGCGGCTGCACAAGCTGCCCGACGTGCTGATCCTGGCGGGGGCCGGGGTGGGCGGCGGCTCGCTCAACTACGCGAACGTGCAGTACGTGCCGGGGCAGTCGTTCTTCGAGAGCGGCGGCTGGGCGGGCATCACCGACTGGCAGCGCGAGCTGGCGCCCCACTACGAGACGGCCAAACGGATGCTGGGCACCGCAGAGCGCTACCCGTACGACGGGCCCGCCGAGCAGCTCATGCGGAAGGTGGCGCTGCGCCTCGGCGTGCCCGAGACCTTCCGCACCGCGCCGACCGGCGTCTACTACGGGATCCCGGGCGCCGGCGGCGCTGATCAGGCCGGCGGTCCCCGGCGCGGTGTCACCGTGCCCGACCCGTTCTTCGGCGGCGAGGGTCCCGACCGCACCAGCTGCACGCTCTGCGGCAACTGCATGGTCGGCTGCCGCGTCGGTGCGAAGAACACGCTCGTGAAGAACTACCTCTGGCTGGCCGAGCGGCGCGGTGCCGTCATCGAGCCGATGCGCACGGTGGTCTCGGTGCGCCCGATCGACGACGGCGACCAGGCGGGCGGCTATGTGATCACGACCGAGCGCACGGGCACCGCGCTCACGCCGAAGGACCGCCGCACGGTCACCGCCGCGCAGGTCGTCTTCGCGGCAGGCGCGTGGGGGACCCAGAAGCTGCTGCACACGCTCAAGGAGCGCGGCGAGCTGCCGCAGCTCTCCGATGCGCTCGGCCGGCTCACCCGCACGAACTCGGAGGCCCTCGACGGCGCCCTCGCCGTGCGGGTGCCGGAAGGGGTCGATCTGACCGAGGGCTCGGCGATCACCACCTCGCTCTACGTCGACGAGAAGACGCACGTGCAGAACGTGCGCTACGGCAAGGGCTCCAACGCCCTCATGGCGCTCGTGACGGTGCTCGCCCCGGGCGGGAGGCCCCTGCACCGGCGGCTCGGGTTCCTGCTGGGGCGGTTCGCCAGGCATCCGCTCACCGAACTGCGCGCGAGCGTGCCATGGCGCGCCACAGAGCGCGGAGTCATCGCGCTCGTGATGCAGAGCGCCGACAACTCGCTCACGGTCACGCCGCGTCCCTCACCCGTGCGCGGGAGAAACCGCCTTTCCGCGGGAGACGCAACGCCCGCGGAAAGGTCGCTTCACCCGCGCACGCGCTGGGGACGGGATCGCGGCGTCCGCCTCACGAGCAGGCAGGGCGACGGCGAGCCGAACCCCGACTGGCTGCCGCAGGCGCACCGGGCGACTGAGGCCATGGCCGCGCAGCTCGAGGAGGACACCGGCATCCGCTCGCTGCCCCGCGGCACCTGGCTCGAGCTGTTCGGCGTGCCGCTGACCGCGCACTTCCTCGGCGGGGCGACGATCGCGGCCGACCCGGCCGGCGGCGTCGTCGACGCGTATCACCGGGTGTGGGGCTATCCGGGCCTGCATATCGTCGACGGATCGACGGTGTCGGCGAACCTCGGCGTGAACCCCGCGCTCACCATCACGGCACAGGCCGAGCGCGCGTTCTCGCTCTGGCCCGAGCGTGGGCAGGCGGATCGGCGGCCGGCGCAGGGCGAGGCATATGCGCGTCTTGATCCGATCGTGACCTAGCCTCGCTTGACCCCGGCCCCGCGTCAGTGCAGATTGATCAGCGGATCAATGGGGATCCGGGGGATCGCGCAAGCGCCGGCACTTCGAGCAACGACTACGACGAAGTGGTCGCCGACCCCGAGTGGACTGTGAGGTACCGGTCCGAGCGCACGTCTTCGAAGCCGGGAGGGGCTCCGGAGACGCCCCTGCCCGGATTCCCTGCCACCGATCGCCGCGTCATGCAAGACCTGTTGCATGACGCAGGCGCGGGGGTACCGTGCGCACATGACAACGGCGTCGACTTCAGCGACAGGTGGCACGGTTCGCAGTCTCATCCCCGCCCGGCTCGACCGGCTGCCGTGGACGAAGTTCCACTGGTCCGTGGTCGTCGGGCTCGGGGTCGCGTGGATCCTCGACGGCCTCGAAGTGCAGCTCGTCGCGGCCAACGGCTACGCGCACACGCTCAACCTCTCGAGCGCCCAGGTCGGCCTCGTCGGAACGATCTACCTCGTCGGCGAGGTGGTCGGCTCGCTGTACTTCGGCTGGCTCTCCGACCGATTGGGCAGGCGCCGCCTGTTCATCCTGACGCTCGCCATCTACCTGGTCGGCTCGGGCGTCGGCGGCTTCGCGTTCTCGCTGTGGTTCCTGCTGCTCTTCCGCTTCGTCGCAGGGGCGGGCATCGGCGGCGAGTACGCCGCGATCAACTCCGCGATCGATGAGCTGATCCCCTCGCACTACCGCGGCCGGGTCGACATCGCGATCAACGGCACCTACTGGGCCGGTGCGGCGCTCGGTGCGGCCGCGAGCATCCCGCTGTTCAACCACGACCTGGTGCCGGAGAACTGGGGCTGGCGCATCGCCTTCTGGATCGGCCCGGTGATCGGCCTGTTCATCATCTATCTGCGCCGGCACATTCCCGAGAGCCCGCGGTGGCTCGTGACGCATGGCCGCGAGGCCGAGGCGAACAAGACCATCGGTGAGATCGAAGAGCTCGTCGAATCGCAGGGCGGGAACCTCACACCCGTCGACGAGTCCAAGGCGCTCGAGCTCAAACCCATCGAGTACGTCCCGTTCCGGGTGATCGCGCGCACGCTGTTTCGGGACTACCCGAAACGCACGGTCACGGCCGCCGCGATGATGATCACCCAGTCGTTCCTCTACAACGCGATCTTCTTCAGCTATGCGCTGGTGCTGCAGAACTTCTACGGCATCCCGAACGACCACACGGGCTACTTCTTCTTCCCATTCGCGATCGGCAACCTGATCGGCCCGCTCGTCCTCGGCCCGCTGTTCGACACCGTCGGGCGCCGCAAGATGATCTTCACGACGTATGTCGGCGCGGGCGTCGTGTTGACCATCTCCGCGATCCTGTTCCAGGCGGGCGCGCTGAACGCCGTGTCGCAGACGATCTTCTGGTGCGTGGCGTTCTTCCTTGCATCCGCCGGCGCATCGAGCGCCTATCTGACCGTCAGCGAGACCTTCCCCCTCGAGTTGCGGGCGCAGGCGATCTCGTACTTCTTCGCGGTCGCGCAGATCGTCGGCGCGGTGGCGCCGTTCCTGTTCGGCGCGCTGGTCGGCGACGGGTCGTCGCGCGGGCCGCTCACGATCGGCTACTTCGTCGGCGCCGGGATCATGATCATCGGC
Proteins encoded in this window:
- a CDS encoding GMC oxidoreductase, which gives rise to MTGEFDHDVVVIGSGFGGSVAALRLAEKGYGVLVYEAGRRFEDHEFAKTNWDVRNALWAPALGWYGPQRLHKLPDVLILAGAGVGGGSLNYANVQYVPGQSFFESGGWAGITDWQRELAPHYETAKRMLGTAERYPYDGPAEQLMRKVALRLGVPETFRTAPTGVYYGIPGAGGADQAGGPRRGVTVPDPFFGGEGPDRTSCTLCGNCMVGCRVGAKNTLVKNYLWLAERRGAVIEPMRTVVSVRPIDDGDQAGGYVITTERTGTALTPKDRRTVTAAQVVFAAGAWGTQKLLHTLKERGELPQLSDALGRLTRTNSEALDGALAVRVPEGVDLTEGSAITTSLYVDEKTHVQNVRYGKGSNALMALVTVLAPGGRPLHRRLGFLLGRFARHPLTELRASVPWRATERGVIALVMQSADNSLTVTPRPSPVRGRNRLSAGDATPAERSLHPRTRWGRDRGVRLTSRQGDGEPNPDWLPQAHRATEAMAAQLEEDTGIRSLPRGTWLELFGVPLTAHFLGGATIAADPAGGVVDAYHRVWGYPGLHIVDGSTVSANLGVNPALTITAQAERAFSLWPERGQADRRPAQGEAYARLDPIVT
- a CDS encoding MFS transporter encodes the protein MTTASTSATGGTVRSLIPARLDRLPWTKFHWSVVVGLGVAWILDGLEVQLVAANGYAHTLNLSSAQVGLVGTIYLVGEVVGSLYFGWLSDRLGRRRLFILTLAIYLVGSGVGGFAFSLWFLLLFRFVAGAGIGGEYAAINSAIDELIPSHYRGRVDIAINGTYWAGAALGAAASIPLFNHDLVPENWGWRIAFWIGPVIGLFIIYLRRHIPESPRWLVTHGREAEANKTIGEIEELVESQGGNLTPVDESKALELKPIEYVPFRVIARTLFRDYPKRTVTAAAMMITQSFLYNAIFFSYALVLQNFYGIPNDHTGYFFFPFAIGNLIGPLVLGPLFDTVGRRKMIFTTYVGAGVVLTISAILFQAGALNAVSQTIFWCVAFFLASAGASSAYLTVSETFPLELRAQAISYFFAVAQIVGAVAPFLFGALVGDGSSRGPLTIGYFVGAGIMIIGGVIALIFGTDAERKSLEDISAPISLVLPR